A stretch of DNA from Cyanobacterium stanieri LEGE 03274:
TCTTCCATCAACGATAATCGCCATTCCCACGCCTTGTTTTACCCTGATAAATGGACGAGCGTGGGATATATTTTTCTCAAAAAATTGTTGCCTAGAGAAAGCAAGATGTAGAATAGAGTTTATAACAAGCAGTTAAATGGTCAAAGGTTTATGACAACAGCAACTATTTCTAATCAAGGTATTCAATTAAGTCAAAAGGCTCTCGAACACGTTCTTAAACTTAAAGAACAACAAGGAAATGAAGATTTATGTTTGAGGGTTGGAGTTAGACAGGGGGGTTGCTCTGGCATGTCCTATATGATGGATTTTGAGAATATTAATAATGTTACTGAACATGATGATGTATTTGACTATGAAGGTTTTAAGATAGTGTGCGATCGTAAAAGTCTTTTATATCTTTATGGACTGATGTTAGATTATAGTGATGCCATGATTGGGGGTGGATTTCAATTCACGAACCCCAACGCTAACCAAACCTGTGGTTGCGGAAAATCTTTCTCTACTTAATAAGTATTTTATTTCACTTTTTTAGTATATTTAACCCCCCTATACTTTTGAGCAGTAAGGGGGAATTTTTTTGACTAATTTTCCCCTAAGAGGGGTTGTAAAAAAGTTTTAAAGAAGCACTTTTTAATAATAGATTTAAAGTCGCTAACGGTATTACTAATTTCCTCGGCTAAACTATCTGCAAAATTATCGATTTCATTATCTTCATTTAAAGATATTGTTTTTAAATCTTCTTGCCATTTTTCCATCACTTGAGGGTTAATTTTTTCTATATTTTCTTCTTCTTGATCTTTATTATTCATACCCCCATCTTTATTAATAGTTACTTCGCCTCGAAAAACTTGAATTAATAATTTTTCTACAGAAACACCATTTTCTATGGCTTTAATTTCAATTTCTTCTAATACTTTTAAGGGTAATTTTAATGTTCCTTTTTCTGCATATTTTTCTCCATAAATCATTTTTTTGATTTTTTTAGCCGTGATACTATGAAAAGGATAAGTATCCAAGACTTCTTGCCATTTTTCGTATAATTCATCCTCCGTTAGTGTGACTAAAGGACGGGCTTGAGCTTCATTTTGAGGAATAATTCTGAATCCATATTTAATTAGTTGAATAGCAACTCTTGAGGCTTTAATAATTTTGTTTGCTCTCCATACGGGATAATGTATTTCTTGCTCACAATAGTCTTTAAAGGAATTGTAGGATTCTTTATATAGTTGATAATACTTCACTTGGTGAAGTTGCACACCTAATTTTATATAATTTAGTTTGTCATATTTAATATTATTAGTAATTTGATTTAATTTTGTATATTTTCTATCTTCTGCCACTAGATAGCAGTCTTCTAAAATTGAGCGGTATGGTTCTGATATATTTTCCCAAAATAATTCATTAATATTTTCTTCTCCACAACTATAAAGAAGGGCGATCGCCGATGGTTGTACATAGTGTAAGTTATTTTTTTTCCCTAATAAATATTGCTCATATCTTGGATTTTTATACTGCGTAGCAGATCTTTTTAAAATAGACTTTTGGTCAGTGATCTGATTCATTGGTGGATTGATTAGTTAATTTGCATTAATAGTACGCCCCTAATACATCTGATGGCTGGGCATTACATTATACATCTTTTTTTATCCTTAACAATCTAGTACAAAAATATCTAATTTTAGTGTTTATTCCTGATTTTATTGTGATAAAAATCTATTTTTTTTGAATATTTTATTAACCACAACTAATTATTATGAAACTCAAAAGAATTTACTTATTAATCAAGTGTAATGATGAAAATACACATTATAAAAATTTTCTAAAATAGATTATGCTCAAGACAAAAAGGCTTTAAGTAGTGAATAATACCAAGAAAATATTAAATATTGCATCCTCAGTAATCCTTCCTATAAATAATAAAATACTCCCCTAAAATAGAGAAGTATAATATTTTATTTAGTTAGATTATAAGCAAATTAACCATTAATAATTGGAGCAGAAACAGGCTCGGCACTAGCTAAATCTAGGGGGAAGTTATGAACATTGCGTTCGTGCATTACTTCAATACCAATGTTGGCACGGTTAATCACATCAGCCCAAGTGTTGATGGCTTTTCCCTCACTGTTAAGGATAGAGTGGTTAAAGTTAAAACCATTAAGATTAAAGGCGAAACAAGATACCGCAAGGGCGGCAAACCAAATGCCCACCACAGGCCAAGCACCTAAGAAGAAGTGTAAAGCACGGCTGTTATTGAAGGAAGCATATTGGAATATGAGGCGACCAAAATAACCATGGGCAGCTACGATATTGTAGGTTTCTTCTTCTTGTCCAAATTTATAACCTAAACTTTGAGATTCAGTTTCAGTGGTTTCCCGAATTAAAGAAGATGTTACCAAAGAGCCGTGCATGGCGGAGAATAAAGCCCCTCCGAATACTCCCGCGACACCTATCATATGGAAGGGGTGCATTAATACATTATGTTCGGCTTGAAGAACAAACATAAAGTTAAAAGTACCACTAATA
This window harbors:
- a CDS encoding iron-sulfur cluster assembly accessory protein, which codes for MTTATISNQGIQLSQKALEHVLKLKEQQGNEDLCLRVGVRQGGCSGMSYMMDFENINNVTEHDDVFDYEGFKIVCDRKSLLYLYGLMLDYSDAMIGGGFQFTNPNANQTCGCGKSFST
- the psbA gene encoding photosystem II q(b) protein yields the protein MTTILQQGKISSWEHFCQWITSTKNRLYIGWFGVLMIPTLLTATTCFIIAFIAAPPVDIDGIREPVSGALLYGNNIITAAVVPSSNAIGLHFYPIWEAATLDEWLYNGGPYQLIIFHFLIGIFCYMGRQWELSYRLGMRPWICVAYSAPVSAATAVLLIYSIGQGSFSDGLPLGISGTFNFMFVLQAEHNVLMHPFHMIGVAGVFGGALFSAMHGSLVTSSLIRETTETESQSLGYKFGQEEETYNIVAAHGYFGRLIFQYASFNNSRALHFFLGAWPVVGIWFAALAVSCFAFNLNGFNFNHSILNSEGKAINTWADVINRANIGIEVMHERNVHNFPLDLASAEPVSAPIING